The sequence below is a genomic window from Cucumis melo cultivar AY chromosome 5, USDA_Cmelo_AY_1.0, whole genome shotgun sequence.
GCACATTATTTTTCGATGATTAAACCATAAAAACTCAAAAGTAAAGCTTACTTGGTTGAAGCAATTTTATGTTCACAATTTCTTGAGAAATTTTCTAGGATGCATATAAGACTGAAAAAGTTTGCCTTGAatccaaattccaaattttaGAATTTCTAATACAATTTTGTTATAGtattagaaatttaaaatatttaatattaatcgttcaattttttttaaaaaaaattattttaaataagaaaacatctaaaactattttaaaatataacaaaatatcatatcacatatatatattatagaaaGGTGGCTATTGCAATTTAGGTAGAAAAACGATTTAGTTATTAATATTTTGATTGATTCAGGTTTTCAATTTTGTTACATGTTATCATAAAAATTTCTTGAAGGAATTAACCCCCAAGATTTATAATCTGTTGTTGCTTTTTAAAATGTCACATTTctaataaaaatgaaaacacAACTGTAAagcaaaataaataaagaaagaaagagggaatAAAAGAAACCCACTCATTAACCACACAAACATTTCCCAATCCACAATCTAACAATTTTGGTAACGCAATTATTAAAAGATCAAAtactagaaaaataaataatacatCAATCAATTCaccattttaaatatttataaaatataataaaatttcatagtTTAGAGTCATAAATACATGAACGTAAATTAATCGAACATTCacaatattacaaaaaaaaaaaaaaaaagttcatttGAGAGAATGTCATTGAAATCTTACACCATTAGGTTAATGGAAGGTAACAAAATAATTAGTTTACAAGTTTAGTCTCTTTGATTTAGAAAAATTTAAGATTGAGGAAGTTATTTAGAGTGAAAATTATACATGACTGTAACAATCATATATTGAAACAATAATATCTATTGAAAACACTGTTTGCTTCTCAAACTAACGAACACAGACTATTGTAAATTGAATGTAATAATTTTAGAATTATAATAATTTCGTTTGGgatgtttaaatgttttaatttaaaaatgagTGGATTTGGAGTGTTTTATTAAGTTAGTTCTACGTCAATTCCGATGAATGGTTAATGAATTTAGTCTAAATAGAAAGTTTGATGAAACAAAGGGGAGAAATTGATTGGAGCAGAAATAtagaattaaactaaaataatgtGGTTAAAGTTAAAGAAAAGAATTAGGAGAATATGAGAATTAAAGCTAAGGGAAAGAAGTTATTAGCATCATAATTAGCAATTTAGTAGAGAAGATGAATAATTAAATTCTACCATACTTTCATaaccaaaaattaattaattaattaaaaaaagaaaaaaagaaaaaaaaaccctcatCCATGTCGACGTAAGAGAGTGTATAAAAACATcactctctttctctctctctctccctctttctCCATGGCTATGGCAAAGGGCAGAGCAGTGAGTACTTAAGACCAGGTCCTTCCCAAAATTAGCATAATTTCTCCATCAAACCAAACCCCTCTTAGATCTGGTTTCTCTTCCTGTCTTTCCCTCCTTTCCCCTTTCTTCCTCATCTCTCACATTtccccttttttcttcttcatttactCACACTTCCCGTCTCCTCTTCACTACCCGCACTCCTTTTCCGATCCGCTGCCAGTAAGATTTCCTTTGCTGTTTACTTGTTTTTCTCCGTTTTTCTCATTtgggttttttgtttttcagtTGCCTTTTTTGCTTTTTGGATATTAATTGTGTTGGTTTCTGGATCTTGTTTGTTAAttcgttaattttttttattttgatttggtGTTTTGTTGGATTGGGATTTGTGAAGGAGGTCTTGAGTAGCTTGTTATTGAATGgggttctttttctttcatttttttctattggGTGGGATTTTACTTTTGGGATTTGTCAGATCTGGGGATTTGGTTTAATGCACCGACACACATTGCTTTCGACTCTTGGGCTGTCTTCTTTTTGTGCTTTGATGTTGATTTGATGTCGACACGATCTTTAGAGTGTATTATTCTATTAGGGTGAATCTTGCGTATGAGTGTCGGTTCATCCATTCTTCAGTTGGTTGGGTTGTCAATGTACTGGATGGAGTTTCGTTGGATGCAGATAAGGATCTTTTGTGTTTTCTTTCCGGTGCTTTAGATGTTGAATTGAAAGAatgattttgtttctttaaCTTAAGCCATGAATGTCAGATTTCTTGACTCTTCTCTATTTTCTGTCAAGGGTTATTGGTCACTCATTGCTAGTTTAAGTAATTAATCTATACTGACATTTGAACAAGAGGGTTCTTTAAGAATAGAAGTTACAATGCTCGGATGGTGACATAAAGGATTCTAATCAAGTAATAAATATATACCAGCATTCTTTAATTGAGTGCACTGGGCATTTCAGATTTAGGATTGTCCCTATGATTATGGCCATAAGTGATTGGAAGTGCTAATTCACTCACTTCAAGTAGAATTGGTTACATTTGTGTAATTCAGCCTCTTTTTTTCTGTGGTGAAACTTTATGCTTTCCTAACACTTTACAGGTTGGGCCTTATGTTCTACAATATACTAAACCTGATTCTTGCTATCGCTTTCTACTGTAGCTTCAGGAGGGGAGGTTATCTAGTTTCCTTTTAAGTGGTACATTCAACATTGTTTCCGCACTTGGGTCAAAGTATATAGCTGAGGAGAACTTAAAAGTTCGATAAATGACGAGGGGAAGATCTGATGGGACACAGAAGAAGCGCTTAATCGCCACCATATGTGTTGTGGCAATATTTCTTGGGTTTCTGTATGCATATTATGGATCCATTTTTGGCAACCAAGATTCGGCTCTGCAGCATGGGAGCAAGTCATTAAGCCATTATTTGATGGGGAACGAAGACTCTGAAGAATCTTCAACAACAACCGAGCAGGAAGACGCAGATGATGATGTCATACCAAAAAGTTACCCGGTAAGTAACTGTCTTTATTTGAATGGCGCTCTCATCAAAATACAACTCTCTTTCTCAATAAAAAGAGAATAAATAATCCATCGGAGTTCAATTGCTTTATATctttaatttgtttctttaacttttaatatttttagtcTTAAGGTGAAAGGTACAGCTCCCTCATGTAGTTTTTATTCTCATTTCAAAGGTTTGTGATGACCGGCATTCGGAATTAATTCCCTGCTTGGACAGACATCTCATTTATCAAATGAGATTGAAACTGGACCTTTCTTTGATGGAACACTACGAAAGACACTGCCCACCACCTGAGAGGCGGTTTAATTGCCTGATTCCTCCTCCAGCAGGATACAAGGTAGCAATTTGGTAACACTGAGCATCACCTGAAGGTTTTGCTGATTAGTAATTACTAACCACATCATCTGAGCATATGGTTTCTAACTTTTACATATTTATAATGTGTTACTGTAGGTCCCAATTAAGTGGCCTAAGAGCAGAGATGAAGTGTGGAAAGCAAACATTCCCCATACTCATCTTGCTCATGAGAAATCTGATCAGAACTGGATGGTTGTCAAAGGTGAAAAAATTGTGTTCCCTGGAGGAGGTACTCATTTTCACTATGGAGCTGATAAGTACATTGCTTCAATTGCAAACGTAAGATTTCTGAACACTTCTTTATTTTCCCAAATGGAAGGATAACGTATAAGAGTTTGCTTTTTAGATAACATTTTTAACgcaaaatatatcaaattacTCTAATTTACTGATGTTTAATCTTAACCATTCCTGGTTTTGGCTTAAGCATAGATTCTGTATTTCTGTGCCAAATTTTCTTATGTGCAATTGATTAGCTGAAAATGTTGGCCTTCATCTTTCAGATGCTCAACTTTTCTAATGATAATCTAAACAATGAAGGAAGACTGCGTACTGTTCTTGATGTTGGTTGTGGTGTTGCAAGTTTTGGAGGCTATCTTCTCTCATCTAATATCATAGCAATGTCCTTAGCACCAAATGATGttcatcaaaatcaaattcaGTTTGCCTTGGAAAGAGGAATTCCTGCATACCTTGGTGTTTTAGGAACTAAGAGGCTCCCTTACCCAAGCAGATCTTTTGAACTTGCACACTGTTCTCGATGTCGTATTGATTGGCTTCAAAGAGACGGAATTCTTCTTCTTGAGCTAGATAGATTGCTTAGACCTGGTGGTTATTTTGCTTATTCATCCCCTGAAGCTTATGCACAGGATGAGGAGGATCTGAGAATTTGGAGAGAAATGAGTGACCTTGTGGGTCGTATGTGTTGGCGAATTGCTGCCAAGAGAAACCAGACTGTTATTTGGCAAAAACCCCTAACAAATGATTGTTATCTGCAAAGAGAACCTGGTACCCGCCCTCCACTTTGCCGATCTGATGATGATCCCGATGCTGTTTGGGGTGTGCAGATGGAAGCTTGTATCACTCCTTACTCTGACCGTAAGTCCCTTATTGAATGGCTTGATttagaattttgttttcttactaCTATTATTTGCCGACATAAGTACTTCCTTTTCAACTTGCCAACTATTCATAGCCATGTGTTGCTGCTTATTATTCAATGGAAGCTATTTAATTTGGTGGGTTTAAAGCTACGGATAGAGCATATGGCTTTCCGGGTTAATAAATACCCTATttggattttaattttgttatctTTTTCTTCCCTTAAACTGAACTGGAATTGATTTCTCCTGATTTTTTATGAAGCCTGTAGTCATGAGAGTTTCTGTTGTGTTGTGAGGTATTAGAGCGTGTTGTGATAAATATGCTTGCTCAATGATCACACTGGATTTGTTGGTGCAGATGATCATAAAGCCAAAGGCAGTGGATTAGCTCCTTGGCCAGCTCGATTAACTTCACCTCCTCCACGACTTCAAGATTTTGGCTATTCAAATGAAATGTTTGAAAAAGACACGGTAATTTTTATGACCAGGATGAATTTGGCTAATTCAAATCTGGATGCGGAAGTTTCTAATCTTATGTTGCCTTGTTGCAGGAAATTTGGCGGCGTAGAGTTGAAAGTTACTGGAATCTTCTGAGTCCAAAGATTGAAGCGGATACTATTAGGAACGTGATGGACATGAAGGCTAATATGGGATCATTCGGAGCTGCTCTGAAGGACAAGGATGTGTGGGTGATGAATGTTGTTCCAGAAGATGGACCTAACACACTGAAATTGATATATGATCGGGGCCTCATAGGCACTACTAATAACTGGTATGCAGCTAAAAATTGCACTTGCACAACCTTATCCCTAAAACGTATTGTGCAATGCAATTCTATTTTTATATTCAATGTAGGATAGGCGCATTGATAGTGATACTTGATACATATTTTACAGGTGCGAAGCCTTCTCAACATATCCTCGTACATACGATCTGCTTCACGCATGGACTGTCTTTTCCGACATCGAGAAGAAAGAATGCAGCTCTGAGGACCTGTTGCTCGAGATGGATCGCATGCTCAGACCCACAGGTTTCATCATTATCAGGGACAAACAATCTGTCGTAGATTTGATAAAGAAGTATCTACCTGCATTGCACTGGGAAGCAGTAGCTACCGTGGATGCCAGCTCGGATTCAGAATTGGATGGCGATGAAGCCATATTCATTGTTCAAAAGAAACTGTGGCTGACAAGTGAGAGTGTCAGGGATTCAGAATAAGACCA
It includes:
- the LOC103499424 gene encoding probable methyltransferase PMT3, encoding MTRGRSDGTQKKRLIATICVVAIFLGFLYAYYGSIFGNQDSALQHGSKSLSHYLMGNEDSEESSTTTEQEDADDDVIPKSYPVCDDRHSELIPCLDRHLIYQMRLKLDLSLMEHYERHCPPPERRFNCLIPPPAGYKVPIKWPKSRDEVWKANIPHTHLAHEKSDQNWMVVKGEKIVFPGGGTHFHYGADKYIASIANMLNFSNDNLNNEGRLRTVLDVGCGVASFGGYLLSSNIIAMSLAPNDVHQNQIQFALERGIPAYLGVLGTKRLPYPSRSFELAHCSRCRIDWLQRDGILLLELDRLLRPGGYFAYSSPEAYAQDEEDLRIWREMSDLVGRMCWRIAAKRNQTVIWQKPLTNDCYLQREPGTRPPLCRSDDDPDAVWGVQMEACITPYSDHDHKAKGSGLAPWPARLTSPPPRLQDFGYSNEMFEKDTEIWRRRVESYWNLLSPKIEADTIRNVMDMKANMGSFGAALKDKDVWVMNVVPEDGPNTLKLIYDRGLIGTTNNWCEAFSTYPRTYDLLHAWTVFSDIEKKECSSEDLLLEMDRMLRPTGFIIIRDKQSVVDLIKKYLPALHWEAVATVDASSDSELDGDEAIFIVQKKLWLTSESVRDSE